The Amblyomma americanum isolate KBUSLIRL-KWMA chromosome 3, ASM5285725v1, whole genome shotgun sequence genome window below encodes:
- the LOC144125472 gene encoding GPALPP motifs-containing protein 1-like isoform X4 codes for MQDLYGPSLPPGFADTSPKPAIIGPVLPPGFSAAKQCSEQDEHDDDSDGSDDVIGPMPSEAVGADYADDGAARDIDRRATNMKRRLEGKDEAEPRREEWMTHLPDNLGLRIGLGARTFRKNMEDPTADRSAWTDTPADKAKKSEKKSKKADDEVETSRHQKRHRQEKELEEQLAQYTKEKRSESLLDIHRKKKKEEKKNEVKERREFNRDEDLKISRIDSRASKALINNAAFLNSKFSSGERKFL; via the exons ATGCAGGATTTGTACGGGCCCAGTTTGCCGCCGGGATTTGCGGACACGTCGCCTAAACCGGCCATCATCGGACCCGTCTTGCCGCCTGGTTTTTCGGCGGCTAAGCAGTGCTCGGAACAAGACGAGCATGATGACGACAGTGACGGCTCGGACGATGTCATCGGGCCGATGCCGTCCGAAGCCGTTGGTGCCGACTACGCAGATGACGGCGCTGCACGGGATATCGACCGTCGAGCCACAAACATGAAAAGACGACTGGAGGGAAAG GACGAGGCAGAGCCACGTCGAGAGGAGTGGATGACGCACTTGCCAGACAATTTGGGCCTTCGAATTGGACTTGGGGCCAGGACCTTCCGGAAGAACATGGAAGACCCGACGGCTGACCGTTCCGCTTGGACAGACACGCCTGCGGACAAAGCTAAAAAGTCAGAG AAGAAGTCAAAGAAAGCAGACGATGAAGTGGAGACGTCACGACATCAAAAGCGACACCGACAAGAAAAAGAGCTTGAAGAACAGCTGGCACAGTACACT AAGGAAAAGAGGTCAGAGTCTCTTCTTGACATACACcgtaaaaagaagaaagaggaaaaaaag AATGAAGTGAAAGAACGGCGGGAGTTCAATCGGGATGAAGACTTGAAAATCAGCCGGATTGACTCCAGAGCCAGCAAAGCACTCATCAACAACGCTGCTTTCCTCAACTCCAAGTTTTCATCTGGTGAAAGGAAGTTTCTCTGA
- the LOC144125472 gene encoding GPALPP motifs-containing protein 1-like isoform X2, with the protein MSAYGPQLPDGFKTASTSRGDAGSTSAIIGPVLPPGFQLPRQNCGGDDAAETPSQAKAMQDLYGPSLPPGFADTSPKPAIIGPVLPPGFSAAKQCSEQDEHDDDSDGSDDVIGPMPSEAVGADYADDGAARDIDRRATNMKRRLEGKDEAEPRREEWMTHLPDNLGLRIGLGARTFRKNMEDPTADRSAWTDTPADKAKKSEKKSKKADDEVETSRHQKRHRQEKELEEQLAQYTKEKRSESLLDIHRKKKKEEKKNEVKERREFNRDEDLKISRIDSRASKALINNAAFLNSKFSSGERKFL; encoded by the exons ATGTCTGCCTACGGGCCACAACTCCCAGACG GTTTTAAAACCGCATCGACCAGCCGCGGAGATGCCGGATCGACTAGCGCCATTATCGGACCGGTGCTTCCTCCGGGCTTCCAGTTGCCGCGGCAAAACTGTGGCGGCGACGACGCCGCCGAAACCCCTTCCCAGGCGAAAGCTATGCAGGATTTGTACGGGCCCAGTTTGCCGCCGGGATTTGCGGACACGTCGCCTAAACCGGCCATCATCGGACCCGTCTTGCCGCCTGGTTTTTCGGCGGCTAAGCAGTGCTCGGAACAAGACGAGCATGATGACGACAGTGACGGCTCGGACGATGTCATCGGGCCGATGCCGTCCGAAGCCGTTGGTGCCGACTACGCAGATGACGGCGCTGCACGGGATATCGACCGTCGAGCCACAAACATGAAAAGACGACTGGAGGGAAAG GACGAGGCAGAGCCACGTCGAGAGGAGTGGATGACGCACTTGCCAGACAATTTGGGCCTTCGAATTGGACTTGGGGCCAGGACCTTCCGGAAGAACATGGAAGACCCGACGGCTGACCGTTCCGCTTGGACAGACACGCCTGCGGACAAAGCTAAAAAGTCAGAG AAGAAGTCAAAGAAAGCAGACGATGAAGTGGAGACGTCACGACATCAAAAGCGACACCGACAAGAAAAAGAGCTTGAAGAACAGCTGGCACAGTACACT AAGGAAAAGAGGTCAGAGTCTCTTCTTGACATACACcgtaaaaagaagaaagaggaaaaaaag AATGAAGTGAAAGAACGGCGGGAGTTCAATCGGGATGAAGACTTGAAAATCAGCCGGATTGACTCCAGAGCCAGCAAAGCACTCATCAACAACGCTGCTTTCCTCAACTCCAAGTTTTCATCTGGTGAAAGGAAGTTTCTCTGA
- the LOC144125472 gene encoding GPALPP motifs-containing protein 1-like isoform X1, translating to MSAYGPQLPDGFKTASTSRGDAGSTSAIIGPVLPPGFQLPRQNCGGDDAAETPSQAKAMQDLYGPSLPPGFADTSPKPAIIGPVLPPGFSAAKQCSEQDEHDDDSDGSDDVIGPMPSEAVGADYADDGAARDIDRRATNMKRRLEGKDEAEPRREEWMTHLPDNLGLRIGLGARTFRKNMEDPTADRSAWTDTPADKAKKSEQKKSKKADDEVETSRHQKRHRQEKELEEQLAQYTKEKRSESLLDIHRKKKKEEKKNEVKERREFNRDEDLKISRIDSRASKALINNAAFLNSKFSSGERKFL from the exons ATGTCTGCCTACGGGCCACAACTCCCAGACG GTTTTAAAACCGCATCGACCAGCCGCGGAGATGCCGGATCGACTAGCGCCATTATCGGACCGGTGCTTCCTCCGGGCTTCCAGTTGCCGCGGCAAAACTGTGGCGGCGACGACGCCGCCGAAACCCCTTCCCAGGCGAAAGCTATGCAGGATTTGTACGGGCCCAGTTTGCCGCCGGGATTTGCGGACACGTCGCCTAAACCGGCCATCATCGGACCCGTCTTGCCGCCTGGTTTTTCGGCGGCTAAGCAGTGCTCGGAACAAGACGAGCATGATGACGACAGTGACGGCTCGGACGATGTCATCGGGCCGATGCCGTCCGAAGCCGTTGGTGCCGACTACGCAGATGACGGCGCTGCACGGGATATCGACCGTCGAGCCACAAACATGAAAAGACGACTGGAGGGAAAG GACGAGGCAGAGCCACGTCGAGAGGAGTGGATGACGCACTTGCCAGACAATTTGGGCCTTCGAATTGGACTTGGGGCCAGGACCTTCCGGAAGAACATGGAAGACCCGACGGCTGACCGTTCCGCTTGGACAGACACGCCTGCGGACAAAGCTAAAAAGTCAGAG CAGAAGAAGTCAAAGAAAGCAGACGATGAAGTGGAGACGTCACGACATCAAAAGCGACACCGACAAGAAAAAGAGCTTGAAGAACAGCTGGCACAGTACACT AAGGAAAAGAGGTCAGAGTCTCTTCTTGACATACACcgtaaaaagaagaaagaggaaaaaaag AATGAAGTGAAAGAACGGCGGGAGTTCAATCGGGATGAAGACTTGAAAATCAGCCGGATTGACTCCAGAGCCAGCAAAGCACTCATCAACAACGCTGCTTTCCTCAACTCCAAGTTTTCATCTGGTGAAAGGAAGTTTCTCTGA
- the LOC144125472 gene encoding GPALPP motifs-containing protein 1-like isoform X3, whose translation MQDLYGPSLPPGFADTSPKPAIIGPVLPPGFSAAKQCSEQDEHDDDSDGSDDVIGPMPSEAVGADYADDGAARDIDRRATNMKRRLEGKDEAEPRREEWMTHLPDNLGLRIGLGARTFRKNMEDPTADRSAWTDTPADKAKKSEQKKSKKADDEVETSRHQKRHRQEKELEEQLAQYTKEKRSESLLDIHRKKKKEEKKNEVKERREFNRDEDLKISRIDSRASKALINNAAFLNSKFSSGERKFL comes from the exons ATGCAGGATTTGTACGGGCCCAGTTTGCCGCCGGGATTTGCGGACACGTCGCCTAAACCGGCCATCATCGGACCCGTCTTGCCGCCTGGTTTTTCGGCGGCTAAGCAGTGCTCGGAACAAGACGAGCATGATGACGACAGTGACGGCTCGGACGATGTCATCGGGCCGATGCCGTCCGAAGCCGTTGGTGCCGACTACGCAGATGACGGCGCTGCACGGGATATCGACCGTCGAGCCACAAACATGAAAAGACGACTGGAGGGAAAG GACGAGGCAGAGCCACGTCGAGAGGAGTGGATGACGCACTTGCCAGACAATTTGGGCCTTCGAATTGGACTTGGGGCCAGGACCTTCCGGAAGAACATGGAAGACCCGACGGCTGACCGTTCCGCTTGGACAGACACGCCTGCGGACAAAGCTAAAAAGTCAGAG CAGAAGAAGTCAAAGAAAGCAGACGATGAAGTGGAGACGTCACGACATCAAAAGCGACACCGACAAGAAAAAGAGCTTGAAGAACAGCTGGCACAGTACACT AAGGAAAAGAGGTCAGAGTCTCTTCTTGACATACACcgtaaaaagaagaaagaggaaaaaaag AATGAAGTGAAAGAACGGCGGGAGTTCAATCGGGATGAAGACTTGAAAATCAGCCGGATTGACTCCAGAGCCAGCAAAGCACTCATCAACAACGCTGCTTTCCTCAACTCCAAGTTTTCATCTGGTGAAAGGAAGTTTCTCTGA